The Cellulomonas sp. P24 genome contains a region encoding:
- a CDS encoding co-chaperone YbbN: MPDGVVAEADEATFGTLVLEASGPVLVAFSAEWCVPCRLVDPVVAELAATYRGRLRVVRVDTDAHPGLATTHGVDSIPSLQVFAAGSLVRTVVGAQPKPELVALVEGVLAAG, encoded by the coding sequence GTGCCCGACGGGGTGGTGGCGGAGGCGGACGAGGCGACGTTCGGCACGCTGGTCCTGGAGGCGAGCGGTCCGGTGCTGGTGGCGTTCTCCGCCGAGTGGTGCGTGCCGTGCCGCCTGGTCGACCCGGTCGTCGCCGAGCTCGCCGCGACCTACCGCGGACGGCTGCGCGTCGTCCGGGTCGACACCGACGCCCACCCCGGGCTCGCCACCACCCACGGGGTCGACTCGATCCCGAGCCTGCAGGTCTTCGCGGCGGGGTCGCTCGTCCGGACCGTGGTCGGGGCGCAGCCGAAGCCGGAGCTCGTGGCGCTCGTCGAGGGCGTCCTCGCAGCCGGCTGA
- the trxB gene encoding thioredoxin-disulfide reductase, translating to MSESTTTTSHRNLIVVGSGPAGYTAAIYAARAGLAPLVVAGSVTAGGALMNTTEVENFPGFPEGIQGPELMENMQKQAERFGAEVIWDDATSLSLTGAVKTVVTGGGDTYTADAVILATGSAYRELGIDDEKRLSGRGVSWCATCDGFFFRDQEILVVGGGDSAVEEATFLTRFASKVTIVHRRDQLRASKIMADRAFNDPKISFAWNSEIVAIQGDQKVTGVTLRDTQTGAERDVPATGVFVAIGHVPRTELLVGQVDLDPEGYILVDGRSTRTNLPGVVACGDAVDHTYRQAITAAGSGCAAALDAQHYLADLADRAVEVTAAQ from the coding sequence CCGCAACCTGATCGTCGTCGGGTCGGGCCCCGCGGGCTACACCGCGGCGATCTACGCGGCTCGAGCCGGGCTGGCCCCGCTGGTGGTCGCCGGCTCCGTCACCGCCGGCGGCGCTCTCATGAACACGACCGAGGTCGAGAACTTCCCGGGGTTCCCCGAGGGCATCCAGGGTCCGGAGCTCATGGAGAACATGCAGAAGCAGGCGGAGCGGTTCGGTGCCGAGGTGATCTGGGACGACGCGACGTCGCTCTCGCTCACGGGAGCGGTCAAGACGGTCGTGACCGGTGGTGGCGACACCTACACCGCCGACGCGGTGATCCTGGCGACGGGCTCCGCCTACCGCGAGCTCGGCATCGACGACGAGAAGCGGTTGTCCGGTCGTGGGGTGTCCTGGTGCGCGACGTGCGACGGGTTCTTCTTCCGCGACCAGGAGATCCTGGTGGTCGGCGGCGGTGACTCCGCGGTCGAGGAGGCCACGTTCCTCACGCGGTTCGCGTCGAAGGTGACGATCGTGCACCGGCGCGACCAGCTCCGCGCGTCGAAGATCATGGCCGACCGCGCGTTCAACGACCCCAAGATCTCGTTCGCGTGGAACAGCGAGATCGTCGCGATCCAGGGTGACCAGAAGGTCACCGGCGTGACGCTGCGCGACACCCAGACCGGCGCCGAGCGGGACGTACCGGCCACGGGCGTCTTCGTCGCGATCGGTCACGTGCCGCGTACCGAGCTGCTCGTCGGCCAGGTCGATCTCGACCCGGAGGGGTACATCCTGGTCGACGGTCGCTCTACCCGGACGAACCTCCCCGGGGTGGTGGCCTGCGGTGACGCGGTCGACCACACGTACCGTCAGGCGATCACGGCGGCGGGTTCGGGTTGCGCGGCTGCTCTCGACGCCCAGCACTACCTGGCCGACCTCGCCGATCGCGCAGTCGAGGTCACCGCAGCACAGTGA